Proteins co-encoded in one Chroococcidiopsis sp. TS-821 genomic window:
- a CDS encoding J domain-containing protein has protein sequence MNNISQYYEILGLKPGVSLAEIKQAYRDLAMAWHPDRFPHHPQLQQQAQEKIKIINEAYTILKSCQTFSEHQHCLEQVNISNSLDREIYYKIVIFSWIFSWFILVLLSSYQQ, from the coding sequence ATGAACAACATCAGTCAATACTATGAAATTCTTGGTTTGAAACCTGGTGTGTCGCTTGCTGAGATCAAGCAGGCTTACCGCGACTTAGCCATGGCTTGGCATCCAGATCGTTTTCCCCATCATCCGCAACTACAGCAACAAGCCCAAGAGAAAATTAAGATTATTAATGAAGCCTACACAATTCTTAAATCATGTCAAACTTTTTCCGAGCATCAACATTGTTTAGAACAAGTTAATATAAGCAATTCTTTAGACCGAGAGATATACTATAAGATCGTCATATTTTCCTGGATATTTTCATGGTTTATTTTAGTTTTACTTAGTAGTTATCAACAGTAG